Below is a genomic region from Burkholderia pyrrocinia.
GACGCGTCGCTCGGTGGTTATCGCGTTCACCAACAGGCCGCACACGCAGCCGGCGACGCGAACCGCGACACCGCCGATCTCGCATTCGCCAACGCAGAGGACGCAGCCACCGGCGCATTGAAGGCTGAACGCCGATGGTCGACGCTGCGCACGATTGCCGGCTCGCGGCTTCACGAAGCGCTGCCGGGCGAGCCGTTCGATTTCTCGATCGAAAAGGCCCGCTTCGCGAGCACGCTGTACCGCGCGCCGCTCGCGCGCCGCTGGCGCTGGTTCCTGTCCGATTCGGGCCGTTACTGGCATACGGTGCTGCGCAATCCGTTCTGGCGTCCGTTCAAGAAGCTGGCCGTCGCCGGGCTGTCGCTTGCGTGCCTGCTGCCGTCGTCGACGCTCAGCGACCGGGCGATCCGCTACATCGCCAATCCGCTCGCCCGCGCCCGCAAGCCGTCCGATCCGCGCACTGCACGCGATCCGGAATCCCGCGCCGCCGGATGACGACAGGCTCCTGTCGATTCGATGCGCACGCAACGAGCCGGACTTCGTTGATCGCCACGTTTCCCCGCGCAAACACCTGTACGCAGGTACTTCTTACCCCGCCACGCAGTCGCAATCGGGAACGATGACCGTCTTTTCTTCACGTCTCGCGACGGTACCGAATAAAGATCGTACGTATCGGTAGAAACACCGATGCTGTAGTCGAACTACATTCATACCATTAGTCGCTGCTGAGAGTCGCTACATCCGATTCGGCAGCGTCGGACGGCCTGCGCGTCGCCGCCCGCGTTGACCGGTCGAGCCCAACCGGCCGTAACGATTCCCCGCCTGGCCTGGCATGCCGACGCGCAACCACCCTGCATCGCCAGCCGATTTCGTCCGGTGCGAATCCACCGGGCGTACGCAGCTCCAGACATCATCCGAACAACGAGCAATACGATCATGGAGAGCAACATGCGGGACAAACTCTGGCCGGCCGTCGTGCTGGCAGCGACCCTCTGCACCACCGCGTACGCGGGCAACGCCGATTTCAACTCGCAGGGCGACGCCACCGACGCATTCGCGTCGGCCGGCGCGCAACGACGCGCCGACCTGCTCGTGCGCAAGATGACGCTCGACGAAAAACTTCAGTTCATTCATTCGCAATACGAAATGTCGAAGGTGCCGGGCGGCGGCGCCGGCTACATCCAGGGCGTGCCGCGGCTCGGCATTCCCGATCTCAACATGGTCGACTCGGCGACCGGTTCCGGCAGCACGTCCCAAGCCAGCACGACGTTCCCCGCGACGATCGCCGTTGCCGCGAGCTGGGATCGCCGCCTGTCGTACGACTTCGGCAAGCAGGTCGCGATCCAGTTGCGCGCGCAAGGGTTCGGCATGGGCCTCGCCGGCGGCACCAATCTCGCGCGCGAACCGCGCGGCGGCCGGCTGTTCGAGTATCTCGGCGAGGATCCGCTGCTCGCCGGCGACCTGCTCGCCGAACGCACGCTCGCGACGCAGCGGCAGAAAGTCATCGCGACCATCAAGCACTACGCCGGCAACGAACAGGAACACGGCCGGATGGGCGGCAACACGCAGATCGACGAACGCACGCTGCGCGAGCTGTACCTGCTGCCGTTCGAGATCGCCGCGAAGCGCGGGCGGCCAGGCAGCGTGATGTGCAGCTACAACCGCCTGAACGGCACGTATGCGTGCGAGAACAATCACCTGCTGAACGACGTGCTGAAGAACGAATGGGGCTTCCAGGGCCAGGTGCAGTCCGACTGGGGCGCCGCGCACAGCACCGCCGCCGCGATCAACGCCGGGCTCGACGAGGAAGAGGACGTCGGGCCGACCGTGTACCTGACGCCGGCGGCCGTCAAGCAGGCGATCGCGAACGGCTCGGTGTCGACCGCGCGCCTCGACGACATGGTGCGCCGCAAGCTCGCCGTGATGATCCGCGTCGGCGTGATGGACGATCCGGCCAAGGGCGGCGGCACGATCGACTTCGCAGCCGCGAACCGGTTCGCGCAAGCGGCCTCCGAGCAGTCGATCGTACTGCTGAAGAACGACGGCAACCAGTTGCCGCTTGCCGCGTCCGCGCTGTCGCATATCGCCGTGATCGGCGGCCATGCCGACGCGGCCGTGCTGTCGGGCGGCGGCTCGGGCAACACGCGCGAC
It encodes:
- a CDS encoding glycoside hydrolase family 3 C-terminal domain-containing protein, coding for MRDKLWPAVVLAATLCTTAYAGNADFNSQGDATDAFASAGAQRRADLLVRKMTLDEKLQFIHSQYEMSKVPGGGAGYIQGVPRLGIPDLNMVDSATGSGSTSQASTTFPATIAVAASWDRRLSYDFGKQVAIQLRAQGFGMGLAGGTNLAREPRGGRLFEYLGEDPLLAGDLLAERTLATQRQKVIATIKHYAGNEQEHGRMGGNTQIDERTLRELYLLPFEIAAKRGRPGSVMCSYNRLNGTYACENNHLLNDVLKNEWGFQGQVQSDWGAAHSTAAAINAGLDEEEDVGPTVYLTPAAVKQAIANGSVSTARLDDMVRRKLAVMIRVGVMDDPAKGGGTIDFAAANRFAQAASEQSIVLLKNDGNQLPLAASALSHIAVIGGHADAAVLSGGGSGNTRDPVTGSFAGCGGLTFGSSTGCSWWRNPWLKVDVPIVAAIRALAPAAQVTYAGNSDQQSPFRAYTQQEIDQAAALAGRSDVAIVVVAQPAGEDFGDLQSLSLANPSNQDALVEAVARANPHTIVVVQSGNPVLMPWKDQVSAIVEAWYPGEAGGKAIANVLFGAVNPSGKLPVTFPARDQDSPAWGQNGAFDNDPVYAEKLNMGYRWYDARNIKPMFEFGYGLSYTHFAYSGLSVSKQWDGSLSVAFTVRNDGRVAGAETPQVYLGVPYKDEPPKRLVGWEKIRLNPGEARHVRVTVSPRMQSVWDTSRNGWRVVPGGTVYVGASSRDIRLQGN